The Larimichthys crocea isolate SSNF chromosome X, L_crocea_2.0, whole genome shotgun sequence genome segment GTCATTTGTTACCTCCAGGTTACATTGGTGAGTTTGAGATCATTGACGACCATAGAGCCGGGAAAATTGTTGTCAATCTCACAGGCAGGCTGAACAAGGTGAGTTACCACTCTATCATTGTAAGTGAAACGTGGATTAATCTAAACtacccctcccttttttttaatttctccacTCCAGATAAACTATTTTCTAAGCAACTGCTTCTATTAAAGTACGGTGCCTTTGGTCATGTTGATCGGCTGTATAGTCTGTCATTGCTTTTTATTATGTGCAAAATGCTGCAGCCCAAGTTAAGGGGGGAAATACTAACGCTAACACAGAAGCAACctgtatctttttatttgttacctggtgtatgtgtgtgaatgtggagGTTAAACcagtgggatttttttttttaatcttccagTGTGGCGTGATCAGTCCACGTTTTGATCTCCAGCTCAAGGACCTGGAAAAGTGGCAGAACAACCTGCTGCCTTCAAGACAGTTCGGGTGAGAATCACAGATACTAACTTTTTAAACAAGGACGTGTTGAATCACCTGGTGGTAACCGGAGATTTAGCCCTATGGTTTCCTAGTCTTGCACACGAGGTAGTTACTACAGTGGTTTGAGTTCATGCTCAACCTACCTGCTGTAATCCTTGGTTTTGTTGCCGTGTTGCTTtggcaaactttttttttttgtttgcttgctttTTCCCCATCAAAGTAAGAAAACCTAAGACTGCATGACTTGactatacagtggtccctcgttttATCGTGGGGATACGTtgtaaaaataacccgcaatatacgaaatccgcgaagtaagttttacaattattatacatgttttaaggccgtaaaaaacacacacttttatacacctttttacacgcattgtgtacagtactcccttagttaatcaggacgcagaacacgtgcagttctcccttagccaatttaggacgcagaacacaatgcgtgttcatactgtacagtacgctgtaaaaaaaagcatgcaaaattacactgaaaaaatccgaaacagcgagtccgcaaaaagtgaaccgcgttatagcgagggacgactgtacattacaatcattttcattagtgtttgttTGACGTTGTCACTGAGACAGAGTAGATGTTACTAAGAGACTAGTATCCATCAAGTTGAGCTGTGTGTGCAGGGCAGTAATCCTGTCTGAGAGAGAAGATGCCAAACAAGTTGTGACTTTAGTGAAGAGCGACTGGCATTGTTTCTATCTCTGATGCGAAGAGGCTTAAATGCATCTTGTATGTGTTGATTATGGAATTGCCTAAAATGAGCCTAATTGCACACTGACGGGCAATGAACATGACTTGATTGTGTACAGAATCATAACTTAATCTGCTGTATTTATCTGTCAGAGTTGACTCGTTTAAACAGATTTACCGGTATTGATGACAGACTGCTGTTATACTGAGAACACTGACACTGGCTGTTTAGTTGTCTAGAAGTGAGTCGTTTTTTGTGACACTGCCCAAAATGATTTTCTGCCGCATGCAGCCAGAGTATAAAATAGTTTTGTCTTTGCTATTGTGGCATTTTTGCTTCAGCAGGATGTCATGGAGACAGTAGGGACTGTGATGTAAAGGTCATGAGCTGGACTGAAGCTCACGTCGGTCATTTAATGTTACCTGTTATGGTTAGGCTTGAAGAGAAGTTAGCATGTTCTCTCAAGCAAAGTAGCAAATGTGTTTCTCAGTTTGGCGTCAGTGTTGTGATTGGTCTGAATGCTGCTTAACTTGCAGTacacgtttctttttttatgtgctcCTATTATATTCAAAATGGCTTTTCCATCTGTGCACACCGTTTTATTGACCTGCCCGGTGTTGATAGTTACCCATGGAGCTAAATGCATTCACTGGAGGACGTACTGCGTCTTTTTTCTTCATACTGCTTACTAAAGTGTTTAAACTGGAGGTCATAGAATAGTTTCTGTAGCTTTTTGAAGTCTTcagttgaagttttttttattgatgttttgaGAGGCCTCTGACAGTCGAGTCACGACAATCTGAAATGTTATAAATGTCATATTACTGCTGTTATATCTTGCACACTGGGCATCTCACTTGCTGTGATGGATGAGTCTGAGTCGTGTTATAACGTATCGACTTGTGTTTTCACAGATACATTGTGCTGACCACCTCAGCTGGCATCATGGACCACGAAGAGGCCAGACGGAAACACACAGGAGGCAAAATCCTTGGATTctttttctaaaatgtaaagaactgcaaataaaaaaaacaaccagagaAAAGCTGCTAGTCTGCTGTGACTTATTTCAAGCGGTGTCTGTCCGTGGAGAGACGGCTTTTTAAAAGACTGCAGCTTTTTGTCAGCTCTAAAGCAGTCCTTTGGACAAGAGAAAAACCTTAGTGAATGCACATAAGGTGGCTGCAACAGTGTTTGATTTAgtcccctttaaaaaaataaataaatacagaatgtagacaaaaagtgaaaaaaaacagaagtaacATATTTTTGGGGTCTTTTTGCCTTTAGTTGATAGTCTCAGCTGAAGGGAGAGGGGAGCGTGCATGACTCAGCCTTTGTACGCAGGGTACATGCACTACTTGACTATGACTGAGTCTTTGTGAAACAAACTGATCTGTTTTTAGATGGTCTACTCAGaacacaataatatatatacatcaGAAAGTAGCTTATAGAAAATTAAAAGGATGAACAATGTTCAATGGCGTCAATTGCAGGTAAActgtttctgcttttaaaaatgagGGGCACCATATGACAGCAGATCTGAACAGTCTAAACACTAAAGACGAGATGTGGATTTGGACTCAAACTAGGCAACAACATGGTTACATGGGATACTTGTTAGACTGTGGAAACATTCTATCAACTTTGAAAGCTTGTGAAATCTATCAACGAGAACTGAAAGTGATAATGCGTTCACATACAGCAGCTGTTGAGGATGACGGTTGAAACCACAAAGTCATTACGGAGACTAACAACCCTAAGTGGTTGAATTTTGTGACCTGACCTGGGCACACACCTCAGAGGACTACATGTATAAGCAAAACTCTTCTATGTTGAAGCTGTGGCTCCAGCAGCTATTAGAGTACATCTTTGCTACATGGCTGCCAGCTTGTAAAAAGCTCTGGCTTTCTGCCCCTACAGAACCAGTGTGACCTTTTCTGGgggtcctctgtgtgttttgtctcgtCCCCAACCTCTTTGGAGTTTGGCTGCTGACCTTATATTAGACTCTGAAGGTGAGCAGTAACAGCTCACTAATGCAACAGCTCTGTCCAAGTGCTCCTTGTGGGCTAAGAGCACGCAGACTGCCTGTGTCCCTCATGGCTTCACAGCACTTAAGCACGCTGccttgtaaaagaaaaaagggaactCTTATGCTGCCACTGTTTTAAAAGATCGGGGATGCTAGCCAGGATACCAATCTCAGAGTTCAGAAGAGCTGTACGAACAGAAGTACGGCTTTCATGCTCTGTTAGCAGTGAGCCTTTTTGACGTTAAACCATCTAGGGTCAGCTGTCTTGGCagcaagaaataaacaaattgtTATGTATCAAATAGCTACTTTAGTTTAAAGAGCGAACCAGGACTTAACTGGTTTGGTCAGATGCTCTGATCACTTTGTGACAGTTTAAAATCGCCCAGGAACCTTAAAAGCCTCAAACACCGCTCTCTCCCATCTCTGTTGActttttcttcactttaaactttacaataaaacagaaatacctTGAAAAAGAAATATCTCTCTGTCAGACTTCCCCTTAAAGATCCTCCCCTGGGGAGACATCTGCAAAAATCTGcttttgaaaatgaatttcTGGTGAGCTTTGGATAGTGACATTTACATACCCTTTCAAGGGGATAAAAAGCAATAATTAATTTCTCACAGCTCATCAAGATTACTATGTTCTTACTAAACAAAGTACAGGTATGAAATGCCGCAATGAACTGAAGACTGAAATATCAAAAAGAAAGTTGAGAAGTTACTCAAAATGATTTCACATAAGGTCAGTGTTTCCGCATGATTTTATTCTTGTTTATTAACAATAATTCTTGTATCCAGTTAATGCAGTTTCATGTTTAACCCAAAGCTGACCTGAATAAATAGGGTTCAGTGTTTCAAATTTGTGAGGCTCTAGTTACTAAATATttgcaatataatattcatagctatgttttcattcaagtaaaatgaaatataaatcgCTGTGGTTTTGTTATTTCGAGACTTCACAGGGCCTCTTCTACAAAGTCTAccatctttctacagtagcccagactGGACAAACTAAAGACTTGTTCTAAAAAGACACCTTGTTGTGCAGTTTGCAGCTtccgtagtttctcctttagaCTAGGAACGAGAGGGTGAGTTGACGGGGTTGCTATTAGCaactacacactggtcctttaatggACACCATTCCCCATAAGACATGGCTGTAGCCAGGATCGAGTCCATTTAATATATAAGGGGGAAcctaaaaataatcaaatctaaATATAATGAGCATATAAATTCTGTGATTAACCTATAAAACACCCACCTCATGTTATTAGTATACTATAAAATGTGACTCCCGCTCAAATGGTGAGAAAGAATATGGTTGTAACAACAGTACAAGACAAAGAATAGCTGAAAAGGTTTGACATTAACAGATGCTCTAGTGTAAACTTATACGTAAAGTAAACTCCAGGAAGaagtttcattttctctgaaagGCTCATAAATGAGAGGCGAAATGAAAGATAGCACTGAGTTAAAGATTTAGCAGCCTGctataattaaaacattcataTAATCTTGCCTATATTCTACTGATGAGTGAATaatattctattatttattagCCTGCATTAGGTGAAGATACTGCAGTATAAACACACCTCAGACTCGTTCTAGCTCCCCAAGATAAGCAGCGTAGCTATAAGTAGCGTTGAGAACATCTCTGTAGCAGTGAGACTAAAGACCCGAGGCTCTTTCAAACTGAAAATGGCTTGAGGAGGAAAATATGTGAAGTTAGAGGCACATTCTGAAAAGCTTCCCTCATTCCTCCGAAGCTCTCGGTGTTTCTTTCAGTGACAGAGTCTGTTTGAAGACAATGTGCCACCATACATCTGGGGACCGGGGTTCACAGCCTGGCAGCCTCCAACATGTTTCTCCAGTCTTCACCATATGTCAGCTGAGATGTCCCTGAAGGGTTTAAAACATCgctgtggaggagaagagatgTGCAGCTCTCAAAACAAATAGAATACATTAATATGGAAACAAAAAGTCTGCTGTTTGGCCTGCTTTGATAGAGAGAgccagaggcagagagagtgagagagcaacTCGGTTGTGTCTTTGTGAGCCTCTGCCGAATGTTTGAGTCTGTACTTATGAAAACATGATGACACACTTATACGTGTAATGTTTTCTTTAGCACAGAATCTAAGACGGTTAAACCAGAGCGCACGCTGGCAGAATAGAACAGTGGGAAAGCTATAGGGTGAATGGTATGTAACCTAGCAGATCATTTTGAATTGACTTGACTCTATATTTGAAATTTATGTCACCaactcaataaaaaaagatttcccaATAAGCATTCATCTCACAAATCAACAACCTCAAAATCAATAAATTTGGTAATTTGGAGgtcaaaagaaaccaaaaaaataaaaaatcttaacagaaaaaataaataaataaacaaagaaagatTTCTAATGTAAAACAGGTTTTACCTACACAATGACATCTAGTTATTGGTTCTAGAAACAACAGTTGCAACCAGtacatttaaatttgaaataaCTTTTCAGCCACcaccatgctaatgctaatcCCTAA includes the following:
- the rps15a gene encoding small ribosomal subunit protein uS8; protein product: MVRMNVLADALKSINNAEKRGKRQVLIRPCSKVIVRFLTVMMKHGYIGEFEIIDDHRAGKIVVNLTGRLNKCGVISPRFDLQLKDLEKWQNNLLPSRQFGYIVLTTSAGIMDHEEARRKHTGGKILGFFF